From Solibacillus sp. FSL W7-1464:
AATCTTTTTAAGAACATTGATTATTTCAACTGGTGTACTCGTATTGATATTATGTATATTTGTTTTACCGTGGCTAGCTCAGGAAACTGCGCATTTAAATCCGGAAGTCGCTTATTTGCAATATCCAATTTTGCTAGGTATGTATGCAACTGCAATTCCATTTTTCTATGCACTTTACGAAACAGTGAAGATGATTAAGATTATAGAGCGGGAATCCATTTTCTCCAGTCGCCTAGAACAGGGATTAAACTATATTAAATATTGCGCCTATGTCATACTCGTTTTATACATTTCGGGCTTTTTCCTGCTCGATTATACTAATGCACTGCCTCCGTTAGTGGCGTTGCTCGGTATTGTTATCATATTAATTACGATTCTTGTTGCTGCAGGTGCCACTTTTTTAAAACATGCACTTATTAAAAGCCGATTGAAGGTGAATTAAAAACAACCACTCCGTCATTTTTCGGAGTGGTCGTTCAATTTTTATGATTTTATTTCACTAATATCCAATAGCTTTTCTGCCGTGCTGTTCACACTTCCATATGCGTCGTTCAGTTCATGCATACTTGTGGCAAACTGTTCTGTAAATGCTGCGATTTGGCTTGTCGTTCCATTAACTTCTTCAATAGAAGTGCGAATCTTGTTAAGCTGCGCAGCAATTTTTTCTGCGCTTTCTTTGCTGTTCTGCGCCATTTTTTGAATTTCCTTCGCTACAACAGCAAAGCCTCTTCCATGCTCACCGGAACGAGCAGCTTCAATTGAGGCATTTAATCCTAAAATTTGTGATTTCGATGCAATTCCTTTTACTAGATCAACCATTTGGTTAATTTCCACAATATCAGCCGTCATCATTTCCGTTGAGGAAACAAGTCCATCCAAGCGGTTTGATACGTCCATACTCGCGGCAGTCAACTCTTCGTTCGTTGCGGTCATTTCCTCTACAGCACTTGATAACTCT
This genomic window contains:
- a CDS encoding DUF2975 domain-containing protein; its protein translation is MPKLNSIFLRTLIISTGVLVLILCIFVLPWLAQETAHLNPEVAYLQYPILLGMYATAIPFFYALYETVKMIKIIERESIFSSRLEQGLNYIKYCAYVILVLYISGFFLLDYTNALPPLVALLGIVIILITILVAAGATFLKHALIKSRLKVN
- a CDS encoding methyl-accepting chemotaxis protein, yielding MHTKLQAVVDTMELYQATFPEDACIIVGSNEEVVAYLPGKYIDLKIDVGLKMVDFRGTVTERALTTKRFLREEKGPERFGFAYISSAQPIFDGTEIIGVVSAIISNEKMDSMRQLATELSSAVEEMTATNEELTAASMDVSNRLDGLVSSTEMMTADIVEINQMVDLVKGIASKSQILGLNASIEAARSGEHGRGFAVVAKEIQKMAQNSKESAEKIAAQLNKIRTSIEEVNGTTSQIAAFTEQFATSMHELNDAYGSVNSTAEKLLDISEIKS